The sequence below is a genomic window from Polaribacter vadi.
CGTTCTCCAGTATTTTAGAATTATACTCCTGAACCTCATTAAGGTGTTCTTCATTATTGAGATGCACAATATTTATTTCGGAATTATATAAATCTGTTACCTCTTTTAATGGCGCTAATTCTTCCTCTTTGTACAAACGATTAAAATCTGTTGAAAAAGCAATCTTTTTTGGTTCAACAAAATCAAATTGATCTGGAATCGTTAAAATTGGGCAAAGTCTAACTTTATTAATCACGTTAACGGTATTACTACCAAAGAAAAACTCTTTAGCACCACTTGCACCTTTAGTTCCCATAATAATCAACTGTATAGTATGTTTTTTAATGGCAGTTTCTAGTGCATCTTTTAAATCTGCATTGCTAACTAAAATTTCAAAATTATGATTCGCATTTGCATTAACTCTTTCTATCATTTGTTTTAACTCTAACATGTCTTTGAATGCCGACTTTCTGA
It includes:
- a CDS encoding universal stress protein; amino-acid sequence: MQKKILLPTDFSDNAWNAIIYALKLYANETCDFYLLNSIKIKGSTMSNFSSKLSNTIRKSAFKDMLELKQMIERVNANANHNFEILVSNADLKDALETAIKKHTIQLIIMGTKGASGAKEFFFGSNTVNVINKVRLCPILTIPDQFDFVEPKKIAFSTDFNRLYKEEELAPLKEVTDLYNSEINIVHLNNEEHLNEVQEYNSKILENDLKDYNHHFFWIPNYGKKANDINDFIKEQNINMLAMVNYKHSFIEKITKEPVIKTIGFQPFIPFLVIPE